The sequence below is a genomic window from Cucumis melo cultivar AY chromosome 5, USDA_Cmelo_AY_1.0, whole genome shotgun sequence.
ATGATGTTATGAAGTTTgtgtatagtttttttttttttcatatttaatttaatttatttgtttttaatgaGTGAGAATTGATGATGTAATTGGATTGGCCAAAATTTTccattcttttgttttttaaattactaagGAAAATTGTTGAATATGAAATGATATGGAGTTTCAAAAGAAAACCAAAGAATGTCTGTTGATGATCGTATgcacttcttctttctttttttgtttcttagaATTTTAATTGATAAAATCATGGATAGTTTTGAAGTTTTATAAATGAatcttttctaattttctctTCAGACACAAaatcataataaaaaaattttagtTCTTTCTTTTGAGACGATGAGATCAAACCTTCCACCTTTTAAAATGATGAGTCATATCAATTATACCATGAAGGAAAACTCACTTAAACccattattctttttctttttaaaatttacacatttattacaaaattttattatacGATATAGGACTAATAGTACATAATGgctatatatattaattttatttgagCCTAATTGATATATAGTTTGTAAACAAAACTATTTACAACTCAATTATATAGTAAAAGTTAATCGACTATAAAATCACACCACATTTTAATGGGTGAAGAGATATGTTTTAGACTAAACGTGAATTAGAGATTAATAGCCTCAtcgaattttaaaaaaaaaattaaaaggtctaaatatattataaaaaatgttatattatttttgtttttgaaaaaagtgtaaaatttgtttttagaaAATGGCTGTATGTATcaatattgttgtttttttaaaattgaaagaatGTTTGAATATGAAGTATGAATGGTGAGAACTGAGAAATTTCACAAAAGGTTATATAGTTGTTGATAATGGACTACTTTCTTTACTTTTTGACCTCTAACATTTtgattattaaaattttaatactaTATGAtaatatctatctatctatctatatatatatatatatatatataactcccatattttctttaatattaGATATAACATTATTCAAAACCAACCTTATTCTATTTTGAAAATTGCTTGGGACGAACGTCACTCTTAACATAATATATTCAACATTgttttatacttttaatttcttcttcttttatattatatagtttgAATCTATATGATGAAATATTATAAATCAACAAACAAAAACTTAAAACCAAGGTAATATATATCTTTATATCTACAAATTTTTACcttttaagatttattttagAACTATATAGTTTCATTTCGTTTCTCAAAATTATTTCGACCAAAAAGATTTGAGCATATGAGATTGATCAATTAAACTTTTACATTTATATGAAAAAATATCAATAATATAGAAATCTTGAAAACCTATCTTTAAAATGTTTGTAATATGAACATTTCTCGATATGATCTTATATTCTAATAAAATATAAGGAAATATTCTAAATGCAAATCCACCAAACTGATGACCTCTTAAGGTCAAAATATCACCATTTCCATTTTTAGTACAAACGTACCATAATTTATGAACTTTATATAAAATCGGTTTTTTTCTGATCTAGGAATGTTTAGATTTTCGTAAGTCTTAAAAATAGTTCAtattattatatcatattattgTTGACTTTTTCATATATTTACGTGAAAAAAAGAAGTTTTCATTAGCTTTCTTCtataagttttgaaaatatgtacatggactaaatgtataattaatctttgaaaaaattgaagtaTATATAAACATGGATGTCAGCTTTAGGTCAAATCTTTTAAAAGTGTTTGCTCAAAATGTAAGTTTTGAAATGGTCTATAAAGAACATGGACCATTCATAATTATCTACATATTTTGGAAGTTTAGGGGGAAATTAGGAGTTGAAAATCTATATAGTTTTGAGGACAAAGATTTTGTTTAATCTATGATTTGTTTGGATTGCATTTTCAAGtgattaaattgaaaaataggTTTTTTGAAGAAATATTATGTGCTTAGCAACCacctaaaataaattttgaaagaatGAATTTATAAAATAGTGTGGCAACCTTCGACAACCATCTCTGCCAACTGTCATTAGTCAATTGTTTTTCATCGGTTTTTCGTGGTTGTTGCCTATCAACTTTTGTTGGTTTTCTATGACCATTATTGGCTTATTTTTGTCAATTGTTTTATCTTAACCGATCAACTTTTGTCAATCGTTTTTCTATGACTGTTATCGACCAACTGCCaacaatcatttttttttttttttgagattgTCGTCATTTGACTTCTAAACGGCCACCATCCCAATGATCATTGTCGAACTTCTATCAAAATCTCCAcaaacaaattatatatatatatatatatataatcttttacTCTATTACAAATCAAACAAGTTTTTACTAAGaacacttttgaaaaaaaaaaagttgtcaaACACACATGTTTTTTTTATAAGGAGttcttaaaaaagaaatgtttgaatgaaaatgcattttttagaaaacatttttttttcttaagccATTTCAAACCGacttttgataaattttaagaATAGAAACTCATCGTTTAAATAAACTGATATTTTATTGATGAGCTATATATGAATTGACAACTTGACTTGAAATGTCCATATAATTACGTATGATTTTCATTAAATTCAATAAGAAAAGTAGAGAGTAAGAACAATAAGAATGAAAGTttataaaacttaaaattaatcATTTAAAAAGTATAATGACGAAAATGCGTTCCTAATTTAATATCAATTATTATCTCAGATATTGATGTTTTGATCCCTTCTCTTTTATGATTTTCAAACTTCATCTTTCAAGATTGAAGTTGTATATACACTTCTTGCAAGAACTCTCATTCTTACATATTTATAAgacaaattaataaataaatatttcaacacttttgttttatttacaCCTTATATCAATGTCAAATAATGTCCACAAAAGTTTAGTACTTTGCTCTACACCAGATAGTAGATTGTACAATTATCAATAAACCTTATGAACATAGAGTACTCCATTACTTAAATGCTCAAATATTTAATGTCAAGAACACATGAGAAAAAAGTGAGCAAGATCATAGCACAGAACAAGAGAAGAAACTTTACATAATACACTACAAGCACATATTTTAACATGGAAAAAGGATACCCAAAGGTCGAAGTTTTATGAGGTTTGAATCCTCACACCATTGTTTACACATAAGATAATAGGCaagtgctttttttttttttttagtaagaagcgtttcttctcttcttttatcTTCCTAATTTCTATTGTACCTACTTTAATTTTCTACCATCAACTTACTGAACAGtccaacttttcttttttttttctcctcatACTTTCAGTTCCCATCATCAGCTGATTTCAAGTACAGAGTCTCGCCTCCATCACCACCATGGCTCCCGGAGCTCCCACCTCGTCCCTCTGCAGACCCGGTTCCTCCCATGTCTTGCTTGCTCCCACCAGCTAGGCTACGGTGCAAGCTGTCGCTTGCAGCACCATGGCCGAAATCTGGGAAGCCTCCTCCTCCGAGTGCTCCTCCATTGCCTCCTCCTGCATTGCCAGCATCGTTTTGCAGCATGTTGAATCCTATGCCTCCTCCGGAGCTCATACCGAGTTGGCCGTGCAAAGCTTGCTGCTGCAGTGTTGAAAATGGCTGCTGGGAGTACAACATAGAGGATCGGGCAGCCATCAGCGATTGTGGCGTCATCTGCTGAGCTTGTTGGTGCTGAATGTAATGCCCTCCTGGTTGGATCATGCCGCTGGAAGAGTACTGAAGAGACCATGACAAAGCAAATCATCTTAGATTAATTTCAATTCCATTTagtttgaaggaaaaaaaaaaaaaaaaaaaaagaaaaaagaaaaggataaagCACCTAAATCTGTAACTTAAATAACTTAAAATCCTTATTATCAACTTGGGTAAACAAATCCAGAAAACGATCAGGGTGTTGAACTAACGGAATCGCAATGCGTTTTTTATAACTATGCCTGGCAGGTGATTGGATAAATTTACATCTTGAAACAATTATGTCCATACCTGGGCATGCATCGCAGAAGGTTGAGGTTGAGAATCAGCAATGGCAGCCAAGTACATGAGGTTTCTCTGTAGCCTAGCTTGATTCCTGCAGAGAAAAAAGGTGAGAGAGTAAGTTTTGCGCTTCAACTACTAACTGTGTCACGTGATGAAGTTTAGAAATACAAGATAATTAAACAACATGAATCAAATCCCTGTTGTCAGCCTCAGAAGCTTGTGACTAAAGTCAATATCATTGAAGAAACTTGACATTATTCCACTCATTTATGGAAGAGTGATAAGTTCGTACTACTTGGACCTACGCCTACTTTAACAACCAAGccatatattttcatttttgggTTTCTTTTCAAGAAAATTCTATGACAGTGTTTTGTTTTCCCAACGTCCGTATCGAAATCGAATATTTGGTGAATGATTAGATGCATAAATATCATTCCATTTTTCATCCATGAATAGTTGTTACTCACTCAAGTAGAAACCGTGATCACCATGAATATGAATCAAATACAAAAATGATCAAGCAGAAAGAGGAAGTGACCTTTAGCAGTACTATCAGGGAGGATTATTACCAAAGAAAGCTGTAAGGACCCTAGATAGGAAAATAGTAGATTATTAGTAGAAAATGAAGATGGCTATTAGTTAGGTCTTTTGTTATAAATAGTAGGAGAGGGGCTGGGGAGAGGTGTGAAGAATTTTGTATAGGGATTTCCTTGTAAGGGGACCTTGGAAGAGCCTAGCCCTCTCGAAAGGCTAGGGCTACTTTGTTACTTGTTCTTATGATATTCTAgaatatatttcatatattttcatatattattgttttttaactGTTCTTAAGTCCATCCTTTGTTCTTGAGATAATCCTTGTTATGTGGGATCCTAACAAAAACCTTCAAATGAACCCTGTTTTAACCCCCAACAAAACTTTGTTTAAACAGAACTATAACATGATTTTCCCAAGGATAAATATCGAAATCCATGTTTCTTCATCCTAGAACCCATTATATTAAactgaaaaagaaaattcaaattaagacAGTTACTTAAAGAGAGATGTAATGCAACGATTCAGCTATACTATATCCTTTCTTGGACCATTACAGTCGCAGCCAAATATACAAAAAGAGAGAGAGCAAAGATACGTAGGGAGAGCCAGAGAGAATAATTTGGAACATGCAATGGAAGTCACGaccatataaaaaaaatgacaatGAATGAGAGCAATAGCAATCATGTATGATAAGTAGAACCATTAGAGAAAGCATAGATTCTTACTCTGCACATTCATTCAATTTTCCTGAGTTTTGGCTTTCAACAATCTTCAATATCAGCGACTTGTTCTCATCCAGATACTGCAACATAGATTATCAAATAATAAGTTAGACAATTATTAAAATATCACGTCAAGAAGTTGCCGAAAATCATCATTAGTATTGGTGTTTGTAGAAtaagaagaaaggaaaaggaaaaagaatccAACTACAAGGCagttttgaaagaaaatgaacaaattTAACTAGTTTAACAGGTCATTCTTGAAAAAGATTAGCTTCTTTTGGACACACAAAAAAATAACAGATTGAAACTCCTAAATTTGTGCAGAATCTACCAAGTACATATCACATATATTGTTAGATTTGATTGATCCGACATAATAAACCATAAAAAGCAAGTGCTGAAATGTATGATCCTTGAAAGCAACTCAGGAAAATCATAACTAAACAGCAACTTAAATACTGTGTCATGATTGACCAATCACTATTCAAGCTTCTCTCTTCCATCTTAGCATGATAATAAGATAATATTTAAGCACTTTAAACTTATCTACttacataaatttaaaaaagtaCCGATTTAAACAAGAAGTGTCAAGTTAAAAAAGACTTGCATTACCCCCATCCTTTAATACTTTAGCACAAGAATATTTTTCAACTTATTAAGTCACACCACTTTTCTCTCTACAAAGGAGCtgattaaaagataaaagaatcTTTTATTCTTAAAATATCTTAAGTGTTCAAGCCAACTTACCTGCCCCGCAGCTAATCTCCAACTTAAACCTATTAACATTTGATTCTCAATAAAGCCATTGAGTTGTTATATCTTAGGTGGGCCAAGAATATAGGGGGGTTTATGAGAATATTTGATCGAACCCCAAATACCAAGTCATGATATAACAGACCTTAGAAAACACATTCAAGGACTTGTATATAGTACATTCACTTACAACAAGTTAAGATACAAAGCATTGAAATGAGATTTAAATTTCCAACACGATTATGTCAAtgtaaaacaataacattacaaaaagcagaaaaaaggaataaaagacTAATTGATATAAAGAACTAATAAACTTGCAAACCTCAAAGGGCTCAAGCTCTTAACTGTTTCACCTACAAACATTACCAATAAGccactttttttatttttagtttttgaacaAGAAGACTACCCAAAAAGCCACTTAATCTAAGATATTTAAAGCATATAAATATCAAGCTCAAGCTCTCAACAGTTTTATATCCCAACAAACCACTTTTTCTCCACTTCATCGATAGAGAGGGGGGAAAGCATTAAAAAAATCCACTATCCAAACAGttcgtttttcttttccattaaGATTAAGACAAAAAGGCAGAAATCAATCATGCaattaaaagaaacaaagtCATTAACTTTGATCAAGAAAAGAGATCAAAATAAACAAGGATAGCCATAGATGTATTGGTCTCAGCTTCTGTAAATAGAAAACGAAAATCCATTAAATAGAGACAAAGGCACGTGAAAGAAAGCAAaactaaacaaacccaaaacttaaaaaaggaagaaaaagtagaaaaacaACCATCCCTAAGttgaaaaacaaagaaaccccAGTTGAAAAAAAAGAGGggaaatgaaaggaaaaaaaaaaaaaactggaAATGGGGTTGGATTAATAAGATAAATAGTctaaaaaaaggaagaagaagaagaagataaagaagaaTGACCTGTTGAATGTGATCAGTAGTGACGTTGTTGGAATAATAAGCTGCCATCATGGGCTGCATCTGCATCAGGTGCTGCTGCATTTGTGAAATATGAATGATGAGTTTTTTCACAGAAACGGCTGATTCAAGATGCTATTTGCTTTTGAGGatgttttttcctcttttttttttttttaaatttatgttcTTCGTTGGTATGAAATAGAGTGGCGTTGGACGGTGATAGTGACACAGAGAGAGAGGTGTAGCAGCTTCTGCAGATTATACACACAACCAAACTCTGTTTTATGTGAGAGAAAGAGAGGAAAAGGGGgttttggtttttggtttttgggGAATTTTTCTGGTGGTGGGTGCAGCCGTTTTGGCTTTGTAATGTGGCCAACAGAAGCGTttcgtctctctctctctctctcttctctgtTTTCTCTATACAAAGATGCTACTTGTTTCCCTCCCTAAGGAACAGAGCAAAAGcttcgtctttttttttctttctttctttcttttggcttctctctctctctaggGGGAAAAAGGGTGTCACGTGAGTGATGATGAGAGAGAATccaatttttgtttgaatctgttttcttttatttttccttttgggAAGAACAATTTTTGGAGTTTTGCTTTTAAgtgtgtatttatttataaattgttttaaaattagaaaatattcTTTCATTGATGTGTTTTATATGTCtttaaaaagtttagaaatataGTAGATGTGTCCTAAAATTTCTAAGTGTGTGTCTAACGAGTTCATAGTATATTAATTTTCGATCAGTAAACTTTTGGTATTTTATTTGAGTAGCTAATGATTTTTGAAAAGACTAAAAGGATTTgttaaaaattgtttaaattgttCAAAGTGAGTCAAAACGTGCATTAATCTTGTATTATCAACATCAAAGCTACAAGTCCGAAGTTCAAAAACATCTTTTGACATAAACCTAATCGTTCAAGGgttaaacttgtaatttaaccttCAACATATTATTTTTGGTACTTTTCCTTTGAAATGGAGACAAAtgtcgtttttgttttttgtttttttaggaCAAAACATGCAAAAACAACGTAGATATAAGCTAACAAATTACGTCATGAGTCACTAACGTCAAAAACCATGTGAGGTAAGAAGAAGTAAAACACGAAGACTCACGCTCCTTTAAAGCTTTAAGCACCGAACAATCATGAAACACCCATGAACacaagagaaaagaaataacCCAAAAATATACTCtagttttaaaattatatagtatatatatatatatatatatatatatatatatatatatatatatatatacatttctCAAGATTAATTTATAGTTGATTTTATAtggaagaagagagagaatatCACATATAAGATGACAATGTATTTGTTTGGTTGTTATGTGGACCAATTGGTTCCAAAGACCCTTTTGGTCTCACTTATTGATGATGACGTTATAGCTTTGTTAATagattccttttcttttcctttctctttcattccctcattctctctcttttcttctcaCCACAACTTTATTCCACAAATATCTTTATTCCTCCGTTTACTAGAGTTCGATTTCAATTTAGTCTTTGTTACTTCTCTTAGGTTTCATATAGTCTCACAGAtcttttaaatcaaaataaaaacacTTATATTTATAGGATGTCTTTTTTACAAAAGAAACACGTTAAATTAGTTAACTTCGAAAAGAAAAAtgtgttttaaattgtcaataaCAAATGAATCTAAGAAAATTTGGAAAGTTGTAATTAAATTATGGAGACAAAACTAAAATGATAACCTAATTAACCTTTCACATTCTATTTATAGATTCTAATCAACTATAGTTTTTAATAAAGAATTTAATGAACTATTATCCctaacacatttttttatttcctAATTCAATTCAcaaatatttgtatttatttaaaacgaagatattgataaaaataaGGTTGAGatcttaattttataaagaaaacagttcaatgaaaatattaataaattattggtttcaatagatatttttaaaaaggttatataagcaaaaataaaaattaaattgcaATTAATGATGAATTAAGAATAAAATACTTAAAATGTGtgtcacaatttttttttcattttgtagaTGCGTCAACTTTTAGTGTATGAAGTGTAATGTGAGAATATCAGGTCTATGTGTGAAAATGTATATTAATAGTGTTATCAAGTATATCCTATGAATCAAACGTGTATTAGATGTATCCATAtacccctttttttttttttaactttttacgaGTACCtaatttgtaaaatttattattttttgtcaaatatgcaagaagctaaaaaaaaagtttaaataaatattttataattttaaaataaagttagcatgtctattatttatattagttacTGACATTTTATACTtacttttttatgttttgtgattttttttttatgatataatAGAAATATCACTTCATTCATTGTGAAATTTATTAACATTTGAATATTGACATGCCAAGGACAAATATTtggtaaaataaaaataaataaataaaaaatagagatcacaataaaagaaataatataatataaattcaatgttagtatgattaTGACCCAAAACTTTTCaactttttattttcattttggaACCCTTTTTCACTTTCTTGTTTTGCAATCAATCTTAATGATGAAGACTTTATTAGTTCACTCACTCAAAATTAGAGAATCAAAATCCTTccattaataataaataataaaaagaaactaaTGATGATTCAAACTTACTCTTTTTAGTTTGTTTTATAACAAGATTGGTAATCAGTTAATTCTAAGTCTATCATACTTGGAAGATCTAGTCTATATAAAGTagaaaattaagataattatatcGTAATGATAACAAATATTTTAGATAACGTAGATGAAACGATTTTATATGTTGATAGATATAGAGTGTGtgaaatttagaaaaaa
It includes:
- the LOC103496282 gene encoding GRF1-interacting factor 1, giving the protein MQQHLMQMQPMMAAYYSNNVTTDHIQQYLDENKSLILKIVESQNSGKLNECAENQARLQRNLMYLAAIADSQPQPSAMHAQYSSSGMIQPGGHYIQHQQAQQMTPQSLMAARSSMLYSQQPFSTLQQQALHGQLGMSSGGGIGFNMLQNDAGNAGGGNGGALGGGGFPDFGHGAASDSLHRSLAGGSKQDMGGTGSAEGRGGSSGSHGGDGGETLYLKSADDGN